From the Octadecabacter antarcticus 307 genome, one window contains:
- a CDS encoding peptidoglycan-binding protein, whose product MFQSSVRRLLMSTVFVLPLPVLAQDAALVLGNERYERLDRVNRADDVLGAVDRLEALGFDVFGRANGRVDAVSDLAAAFQAQLDDADRLLVALSGHFVTDGTRTWLLTAESTEPDLFTVDGAGLSLDSVLRILAQRPGKAVLLLGAADPDDLDMGDSRLRAGVGDMEIPQGVTLIRTSPSMAATVLSGVLTEPEAEIGRSLASNSALSLDGYFPIDWQLMPGVVIVEPILPTTGPTESDLNAEAALWDRTTDADTVEAYRIYVARYPEGPFVDDAEAEIVSILAEPNRAARLAEEALSLSRDARRDIQTDLTLLNYNTRGVDGIFGRGSRGAIVNWQQFNGFPQSSYLTRDQINLLDAQAARKQAEIEAEQARISAQAEARDRSYWTETGGFGDEAGYRAYLERFPDGLFANIASARLSEIEDLRRLAIAAQDRAAWSGAEGRDTVAGYQEYLAVYPTGVFAAEARARIDDLTAPSTTDAEIAQSQAQEETLRLSGIRAQLLELRLRDIGHNPGRLDGVIDGDTRNAIAAYQEAQGITVTGYVDRATAVGLMTGSINVTIPSP is encoded by the coding sequence ATGTTCCAGAGTTCCGTGCGCCGATTGTTGATGTCGACAGTGTTTGTGCTGCCCCTTCCTGTGCTGGCGCAAGACGCCGCACTCGTTTTAGGCAATGAGCGGTATGAGCGGCTTGATCGTGTAAACCGCGCTGATGACGTGCTGGGCGCTGTCGATCGCCTTGAGGCGCTGGGTTTTGATGTTTTCGGCCGCGCCAACGGGCGGGTTGACGCGGTCAGCGATCTTGCTGCGGCTTTTCAGGCGCAGCTGGATGATGCGGATCGTTTGCTCGTCGCGCTATCAGGACATTTTGTGACCGATGGGACGCGGACATGGCTGCTGACAGCAGAATCCACCGAACCCGATTTGTTCACGGTGGACGGTGCGGGTCTGTCGCTTGATAGTGTGCTGCGTATTCTTGCCCAGCGCCCCGGAAAGGCCGTGCTGCTGCTTGGCGCTGCCGATCCGGATGATTTGGACATGGGCGATAGTAGGTTGCGGGCAGGTGTTGGCGACATGGAGATTCCGCAGGGCGTCACGCTGATCCGCACATCACCGTCCATGGCGGCCACTGTTCTGTCTGGCGTTCTCACGGAACCGGAGGCTGAGATTGGCCGCAGTCTGGCATCAAATTCGGCGTTGTCGTTGGATGGGTACTTTCCGATTGATTGGCAGTTGATGCCCGGTGTTGTGATTGTTGAACCCATTTTGCCGACCACAGGGCCGACCGAATCCGATCTGAACGCCGAAGCTGCTTTGTGGGATCGAACCACGGACGCGGACACCGTTGAGGCATACCGCATTTATGTTGCTCGTTATCCAGAGGGTCCGTTTGTCGATGATGCCGAGGCCGAGATCGTGTCGATCTTGGCCGAACCCAACCGTGCAGCGCGTCTCGCCGAAGAAGCGCTGAGCCTAAGCCGCGACGCGCGACGTGACATTCAAACGGATCTGACCCTTTTGAATTACAACACACGCGGTGTGGACGGTATTTTCGGGCGCGGTTCGCGCGGTGCGATCGTGAACTGGCAGCAGTTTAATGGCTTCCCGCAATCATCATATCTGACGCGGGACCAGATTAACCTGCTGGACGCACAAGCCGCCCGCAAACAGGCCGAGATTGAAGCCGAGCAAGCCCGGATAAGCGCCCAAGCCGAGGCGCGAGACCGCAGTTATTGGACAGAAACCGGTGGGTTTGGCGATGAAGCGGGCTACCGCGCCTACCTTGAACGTTTCCCCGATGGTCTGTTTGCCAATATCGCCAGCGCGCGGCTTTCAGAAATCGAAGATCTCCGTCGTTTGGCGATCGCAGCGCAAGATCGTGCAGCGTGGTCGGGTGCCGAAGGCAGGGATACAGTTGCTGGGTATCAAGAATACCTGGCGGTTTACCCAACAGGCGTGTTTGCGGCTGAAGCCCGTGCACGGATTGATGATTTGACTGCGCCAAGTACAACTGACGCGGAGATCGCGCAGTCCCAGGCGCAAGAAGAGACGTTGCGCCTTTCAGGGATCCGCGCCCAGTTGTTGGAATTGCGGCTTCGCGATATTGGCCACAACCCCGGTCGATTAGACGGTGTGATCGACGGTGACACCCGAAACGCGATCGCGGCCTATCAGGAGGCCCAAGGGATCACTGTGACGGGCTATGTGGACCGGGCAACGGCGGTTGGCCTGATGACAGGGTCAATCAACGTCACCATACCAAGTCCCTAG
- a CDS encoding saccharopine dehydrogenase — protein MLIWMRGEPRENEARAPMTPKGAAKMLSKGWRVVVEDAPDRCIPTKSYRDVGCEIVKNGEWVNAPDDAIILGLKELPVDGTPLRRRHIMFGHAFKGQASGRVLLDRFKSGGGTLLDLEYLVDDTERRVAAFGYWAGYAGAAISVMAWGQQQRGRTLGAVSAFASATEMARSVRASIDIIPTALIIGALGRVGSGAMDLCVAAGIAPTGWDMAETAHGGPFPEVLTHDILLNCILAHKGAPVFVPADARTAARKLSVIGDIACDPDSDFSPIKVYNTATTWDMPTLRAHDTPPLDVMAIDNLPSLLPVESTDDFASQLLPHLLTLDRPEAGVWGRAQKTFAAHL, from the coding sequence ATGTTGATTTGGATGCGCGGTGAGCCGCGCGAGAACGAAGCGCGCGCCCCGATGACACCAAAGGGTGCCGCCAAAATGCTCTCCAAAGGCTGGCGTGTGGTGGTTGAAGACGCACCTGATCGCTGCATTCCAACCAAAAGCTATCGCGACGTTGGATGTGAGATCGTCAAAAACGGCGAATGGGTAAATGCGCCAGACGATGCAATCATCCTTGGGCTGAAAGAACTGCCCGTGGATGGCACACCGCTGCGCCGTCGCCACATCATGTTTGGCCACGCATTTAAGGGCCAAGCGTCAGGACGGGTTCTGCTGGATCGGTTCAAATCGGGCGGCGGCACGCTGCTTGATCTAGAATATCTGGTGGATGACACTGAGCGCCGGGTCGCCGCGTTCGGCTACTGGGCCGGATACGCGGGGGCCGCAATTTCAGTGATGGCTTGGGGTCAGCAACAGCGCGGCAGAACACTTGGGGCAGTGAGCGCATTTGCGTCCGCGACCGAAATGGCGCGCAGCGTTCGCGCGTCAATCGACATAATCCCAACCGCGCTGATCATCGGGGCCTTGGGCCGTGTGGGAAGCGGCGCGATGGATTTGTGTGTGGCAGCTGGCATCGCCCCGACTGGGTGGGATATGGCAGAAACTGCGCACGGCGGTCCATTCCCTGAGGTATTGACCCACGACATATTGCTCAACTGCATTTTGGCCCACAAGGGCGCGCCTGTATTTGTGCCTGCCGATGCACGAACCGCTGCCCGCAAACTGTCAGTGATTGGCGATATCGCCTGTGATCCTGACAGCGATTTCTCCCCCATTAAGGTCTACAACACTGCGACGACGTGGGATATGCCAACTCTGCGCGCGCATGACACACCGCCGCTCGACGTGATGGCGATTGATAATCTACCGTCGCTTTTGCCAGTCGAAAGCACAGATGATTTCGCATCGCAACTGCTGCCACATCTGTTGACGCTCGACCGCCCCGAGGCAGGCGTTTGGGGGCGTGCACAAAAGACGTTTGCGGCACACCTATAG
- a CDS encoding SDR family NAD(P)-dependent oxidoreductase, producing the protein MRDWQGKRYWLIGASEGLGKALAERLSRMGAEVIVSSRSEDALAKVVDGLHGKASYQVMDISDDDSVKEAAEAVGEVDGVVLLAGVYWPFGADEWDADKAVAMANINFTGYLRVLGQVVPKMVVRDTGHIVITSSLTGFRGLPGSIGYTASKAANMSLAECMYADLRKTGVDVQVANPGFIKTRLTDKNNFKMPFIMDPEDAARAMLDHMNTSDFKKSFPAVFSWVFRLAQFLPDWAYFRIFGK; encoded by the coding sequence ATGCGCGACTGGCAAGGAAAACGGTACTGGCTTATCGGTGCAAGCGAAGGCTTGGGCAAAGCACTGGCTGAAAGGCTTAGCCGCATGGGGGCTGAGGTGATCGTGTCGTCGCGCTCTGAAGACGCGCTCGCCAAGGTCGTTGATGGCTTGCACGGTAAAGCGTCCTATCAGGTGATGGATATTTCCGACGATGACAGCGTTAAAGAGGCTGCCGAGGCGGTTGGCGAGGTCGACGGTGTGGTGTTGCTCGCGGGTGTTTATTGGCCATTTGGCGCGGATGAATGGGACGCGGATAAGGCCGTGGCGATGGCGAATATCAACTTTACTGGATATCTGCGGGTGCTGGGTCAAGTGGTGCCAAAAATGGTGGTGCGCGATACTGGTCATATCGTCATCACATCCTCGCTGACGGGCTTTCGCGGTTTGCCGGGGTCGATTGGCTACACAGCATCAAAGGCCGCCAATATGTCGCTGGCCGAATGCATGTATGCTGATCTGCGCAAAACCGGTGTGGATGTTCAAGTCGCCAACCCCGGCTTTATCAAGACTCGCCTGACAGACAAAAACAATTTCAAAATGCCGTTTATCATGGACCCCGAAGACGCGGCGCGAGCGATGCTTGATCATATGAACACGTCAGACTTCAAGAAGAGCTTTCCGGCGGTCTTTTCGTGGGTCTTTCGCCTTGCGCAATTCCTACCCGATTGGGCCTACTTCCGCATTTTCGGCAAATAG
- a CDS encoding MFS transporter yields the protein MKALRQALSQRFPAYTAFAAVLSGAGLPIYIFAPKYYADTFGVSLTALGAVLFGLRLFDVVQDPVLGWIAERLRNGKAFAVAVGALLLAASMIGLFAVPPPIDPLWWFGLMITGLFSAFSFLTISFYAQGIAKVGDRVGGHVQLAAWRESGALTGICLAAIAPTALMGFTDAPFAAFAWGFAAATLLAALFMWREWTPASVEQAPTPIGAILSDRLARRLLLLALVNATPLAVSSTLFLFYVESRLDAPGWEGPLLVLFFLAAAVSSPVWSALARKFGEKPVLLCAMVLAVAAFGWTLTLGAGDTTAFAVICVLSGATIGADLTLLPAMFAKRMAKIAPNGGQGFGLWSLVSKFTLAFAAVLLLPLLERAGFQAGINNPQAALTLLTGLYALVPSVLKIVAIILLLLTTLEK from the coding sequence ATGAAGGCCCTACGTCAGGCGTTGTCCCAACGGTTTCCAGCCTACACAGCGTTTGCGGCTGTCCTGTCCGGAGCGGGCTTGCCGATCTATATTTTCGCACCAAAATACTACGCGGATACATTTGGCGTTAGTCTGACAGCGCTTGGCGCAGTCCTGTTCGGCCTGCGTCTGTTTGATGTGGTGCAGGACCCGGTCTTGGGCTGGATTGCCGAACGGTTGCGAAATGGAAAAGCGTTTGCTGTGGCTGTTGGCGCGCTTTTGCTGGCTGCATCAATGATTGGGTTGTTCGCCGTGCCGCCGCCAATTGATCCGCTTTGGTGGTTTGGCCTGATGATTACGGGGTTGTTCAGCGCGTTCAGCTTTCTCACCATCAGTTTTTACGCGCAAGGTATCGCCAAAGTCGGTGATCGGGTCGGTGGGCATGTGCAACTTGCGGCCTGGCGCGAATCAGGTGCGTTGACAGGGATTTGTTTGGCTGCCATCGCGCCGACCGCCTTAATGGGTTTTACAGATGCGCCCTTTGCGGCCTTTGCATGGGGATTCGCCGCCGCAACGCTTTTGGCGGCGCTGTTCATGTGGCGCGAATGGACGCCAGCATCAGTGGAACAGGCCCCGACGCCGATTGGTGCGATACTGTCGGACCGCCTTGCGCGCAGGCTGCTGCTGTTGGCATTGGTGAACGCCACGCCGCTTGCGGTGTCATCGACGCTGTTCCTGTTTTACGTAGAATCAAGGCTTGATGCCCCGGGGTGGGAAGGGCCGCTGCTGGTGTTGTTTTTCCTCGCAGCGGCTGTTTCGTCACCGGTGTGGTCGGCGCTGGCCCGCAAGTTTGGTGAAAAGCCTGTGTTGTTGTGCGCGATGGTTCTGGCGGTCGCCGCCTTTGGCTGGACGCTCACGCTTGGCGCGGGGGACACCACTGCGTTTGCGGTGATTTGTGTTCTGTCCGGTGCGACGATTGGGGCTGACTTGACGTTATTACCGGCGATGTTTGCCAAACGCATGGCAAAGATTGCGCCCAATGGTGGGCAGGGGTTCGGGCTGTGGTCGCTGGTGAGCAAATTCACGCTCGCGTTTGCGGCAGTGCTTTTGCTGCCATTGCTTGAGCGGGCCGGTTTTCAGGCCGGAATCAATAATCCGCAGGCAGCACTTACACTGCTGACCGGGCTGTATGCACTGGTCCCGTCTGTCTTAAAGATCGTGGCTATCATTTTGTTATTATTAACGACGTTGGAGAAATAA
- a CDS encoding DUF1365 domain-containing protein, with protein MTQVQHIAGETYHGRRGGTNNAFRYSIDYVLLDAENTPDLPALFARNGRGVMSVHDSDHGGVPKHGIGAAWVRTLLADRGLDVTGRVELLAQPRMLGHVFNPVSFWLCYGRDDVLRVVIAEVSNTFGDRHSYLCHHEDLREITKANTITAQKVFHVSPFQDIAGSYTFRFDIQPDSIGIWIDFSDGPTGLIATLTGAREPLTNASILKAIVRRPLGSRRVLALIHWQAVKLWWKGVIYRARPKPPVDDVSR; from the coding sequence ATGACACAGGTCCAACACATAGCAGGGGAGACCTACCACGGTCGGCGGGGCGGTACGAACAACGCCTTTCGTTATTCCATCGATTATGTGCTGCTAGACGCCGAAAACACGCCTGACCTGCCGGCGCTTTTCGCGCGCAACGGGCGGGGTGTGATGTCGGTGCATGACAGTGATCATGGTGGCGTGCCAAAGCACGGGATAGGTGCTGCATGGGTGCGAACGCTTTTGGCGGATCGCGGGCTTGATGTGACGGGGCGCGTTGAATTGCTGGCCCAGCCAAGGATGCTTGGGCATGTTTTTAATCCGGTATCGTTTTGGCTTTGCTATGGCCGTGACGACGTGTTGCGTGTGGTTATTGCCGAAGTATCCAACACGTTTGGTGATCGACATTCATACCTGTGTCACCACGAAGACTTGCGCGAGATTACCAAGGCCAACACGATAACCGCGCAAAAAGTTTTCCATGTTTCACCGTTTCAGGACATTGCGGGAAGCTATACCTTCAGGTTCGATATCCAGCCTGACAGCATTGGCATCTGGATTGATTTCTCTGACGGTCCGACGGGTCTGATTGCGACCCTGACTGGTGCGCGCGAACCATTGACCAATGCATCGATTCTCAAGGCAATTGTGCGCCGCCCGCTGGGATCACGCCGCGTGTTGGCTTTGATCCATTGGCAAGCAGTTAAACTGTGGTGGAAGGGCGTGATTTACCGTGCCAGACCCAAGCCGCCTGTGGATGATGTATCGCGATGA
- a CDS encoding NAD(P)/FAD-dependent oxidoreductase: MSFDQSNGARKRIAVIGAGISGMAAAHELAKDHSVVLFEAEQRLGGHARTRMAGKNGDQAVDTGFIVFNYANYPYLAALFDELDVPVTESNMSFGASIDGGRFEYGLASLQALFAQPKNMLNPKFLRMIRDVLKFNKNGVRLAQEDKLTVGGLIERLGAGSYFRDYYLLPLSGAIWSTPTEKIMDFPARAMMTFFENHALLGISGQHQWFTVDGGSQEYVSRLGISMAARGVVIRLGTPVDGVRRAQNGVTIKAPGSEWEAFDEVIFATHSDDSLAMLDDPTTFEKAMLGAVKYQPNEIVLHSDVSIMPKRKSVWSSWVYCEDADKDSNRIDLTYWMNKLQPWLQDDPLFVTLNTTRDIDPDLIWDKVTLRHPVYNLEALAAQKSAVAVNGSNRTWFCGAWMKNGFHEDGIGSAMDVVSAIRTRNTMRVAAE, translated from the coding sequence ATGTCATTTGACCAGAGTAATGGTGCGCGCAAACGCATTGCAGTTATTGGTGCGGGAATTTCAGGCATGGCGGCGGCCCATGAGCTGGCCAAAGACCACAGTGTGGTCCTGTTTGAAGCCGAACAGCGGCTTGGCGGCCACGCCAGAACGCGCATGGCGGGCAAGAATGGTGATCAGGCGGTCGACACAGGCTTTATCGTGTTCAACTACGCCAATTATCCCTACCTCGCGGCGCTGTTTGACGAATTGGACGTCCCTGTGACGGAATCCAATATGTCGTTCGGGGCGTCTATTGATGGCGGGCGGTTTGAATATGGGCTGGCGTCGCTTCAGGCATTGTTCGCGCAGCCCAAGAATATGTTGAACCCAAAGTTTTTGCGAATGATTCGTGACGTTTTGAAGTTTAACAAGAACGGCGTTCGGTTAGCCCAAGAAGACAAGCTGACAGTTGGTGGCTTGATCGAACGTCTTGGTGCGGGGTCGTATTTTCGGGATTATTACCTTTTGCCGCTGTCTGGTGCGATCTGGTCAACGCCGACAGAAAAGATCATGGATTTTCCTGCCCGCGCGATGATGACGTTTTTCGAAAACCATGCTTTGCTAGGCATTAGTGGCCAGCATCAATGGTTCACCGTTGATGGAGGTAGCCAAGAATACGTGTCACGTCTTGGCATATCTATGGCTGCGCGCGGTGTTGTGATCCGGCTTGGCACGCCAGTAGACGGTGTGCGTCGTGCGCAGAATGGCGTGACGATCAAAGCCCCCGGATCGGAGTGGGAGGCATTTGACGAGGTCATATTTGCAACCCATTCCGACGACAGTCTGGCGATGCTTGACGATCCAACCACATTTGAAAAAGCTATGCTTGGGGCGGTCAAATACCAGCCGAACGAAATTGTGCTACACTCAGATGTGTCAATCATGCCGAAGCGCAAATCGGTTTGGTCGTCGTGGGTTTATTGTGAAGACGCAGACAAAGACAGCAACCGTATCGATCTAACATATTGGATGAACAAGTTGCAGCCTTGGCTTCAGGACGACCCGCTATTTGTCACGCTGAACACCACGCGCGATATTGATCCGGACCTGATCTGGGACAAGGTAACGTTGCGCCATCCGGTTTATAATCTCGAAGCATTGGCGGCGCAAAAATCTGCTGTGGCGGTGAACGGTTCGAATCGGACATGGTTTTGCGGTGCATGGATGAAGAACGGTTTTCATGAAGACGGGATCGGTTCGGCGATGGATGTCGTGTCCGCAATTCGGACACGTAACACAATGAGAGTGGCGGCTGAATAA
- a CDS encoding sigma-70 family RNA polymerase sigma factor, with amino-acid sequence MFTNTSLLTISDARGAHDGYSATQAIGAMQPNGSDVKEIMVAPRKKPDRMAWVNHLASIRDQKDRSAFAEVFTHFAPRVKAFLMKSGANPDMAEEVAQDVMATLWRKAHLFDPTKASVSTWIFTIARNRRIDMLRKQRRPEPEDLTWGPEAEPDQADVLALQQDCAKLGEALAALPEKQRDLIVRAYYGELTHSEIAEATGLPLGTIKSRIRLALNRLRHQMK; translated from the coding sequence ATGTTTACAAACACATCTTTGCTGACAATATCGGATGCGCGCGGAGCTCATGATGGGTATAGTGCCACACAAGCCATTGGTGCAATGCAACCAAACGGCTCTGATGTGAAAGAGATTATGGTGGCACCACGCAAGAAACCGGACCGGATGGCATGGGTAAACCACCTTGCGTCGATCCGTGATCAAAAAGACCGGTCGGCTTTCGCCGAAGTGTTTACCCATTTCGCACCACGTGTGAAGGCGTTCTTGATGAAATCCGGTGCCAATCCCGATATGGCAGAAGAGGTCGCACAGGACGTGATGGCGACGTTGTGGCGCAAAGCGCACTTGTTTGACCCCACAAAGGCGAGCGTTTCGACTTGGATCTTCACGATCGCGCGGAACCGCCGGATCGACATGCTGCGCAAACAGCGACGGCCTGAACCGGAAGACCTGACGTGGGGACCGGAGGCCGAACCCGATCAAGCCGATGTTTTGGCACTACAGCAAGACTGCGCAAAACTGGGTGAGGCTTTGGCCGCTCTACCGGAAAAACAACGAGACCTAATTGTGCGCGCCTATTACGGCGAACTCACGCACAGCGAAATTGCCGAGGCGACCGGACTACCGCTCGGTACCATAAAATCAAGAATCAGACTGGCGCTAAATCGTTTGCGCCACCAAATGAAATGA